In one window of Cupriavidus necator N-1 DNA:
- the phaP1 gene encoding TIGR01841 family phasin PhaP1 has product MILTPEQVAAAQKANLETLFGLTTKAFEGVEKLVELNLQVVKTSFAESVDNAKKALSAKDAQELLAIQAAAVQPVAEKTLAYTRHLYEIASETQSEFTKVAEAQLAEGSKNVQALVENLAKNAPAGSESTVAIVKSAISAANNAYESVQKATKQAVEIAETNFQAAATAATKAAQQASATARTATAKKTTAA; this is encoded by the coding sequence ATGATCCTCACCCCGGAACAAGTTGCAGCAGCGCAAAAGGCCAACCTCGAAACGCTGTTCGGCCTGACCACCAAGGCGTTTGAAGGCGTCGAAAAGCTCGTCGAGCTGAACCTGCAGGTCGTCAAGACCTCGTTCGCGGAAAGCGTCGACAACGCCAAGAAGGCACTGTCGGCCAAGGACGCGCAGGAACTGCTGGCCATCCAGGCCGCAGCCGTGCAGCCGGTTGCCGAAAAGACCCTGGCCTACACGCGCCACCTGTATGAAATCGCTTCGGAAACCCAGAGCGAGTTCACCAAGGTAGCCGAGGCCCAACTGGCCGAAGGCTCGAAGAACGTGCAAGCCCTGGTCGAGAACCTCGCCAAGAACGCCCCGGCCGGTTCGGAATCGACCGTGGCCATCGTGAAGTCGGCGATCTCCGCTGCCAACAACGCCTACGAGTCGGTGCAGAAGGCGACCAAGCAAGCGGTCGAAATCGCTGAAACCAACTTCCAGGCTGCGGCAACGGCTGCCACCAAGGCTGCCCAGCAAGCCAGCGCCACGGCCCGTACGGCCACGGCGAAGAAGACGACGGCTGCCTGA
- a CDS encoding histone deacetylase family protein: MLAFYADHFVLPLPPGHRFPMRKYSMLRDAVAAQVPGLRLVEAPRAGDDALLLAHTPGYVQAASTGTLDAARQREIGFPWSEAMVERSRRSAGATIEACRTALREGVAVNLAGGTHHAYADKGGGFCVFNDAAIAARVLQRDGAVRRVAVVDLDVHQGNGTASILQGDPSVFTLSLHGEKNYPFRKEASNLDVGLPDGCDDDTYAQALQAALDTLFSRFDPELLIYLAGADPHEGDRLGRLRLTLAGLARRDRLVFDAAHARQLPVAVAMAGGYGNQIEDTVAVHAQTVSLAAQYHARHAQVALAS, encoded by the coding sequence ATGCTCGCTTTCTACGCCGACCACTTTGTGCTGCCACTGCCACCCGGGCACCGTTTCCCGATGCGCAAGTACAGCATGCTGCGCGATGCCGTCGCGGCGCAGGTGCCGGGGTTGCGCCTGGTGGAGGCGCCGCGCGCGGGCGACGACGCCTTGTTGCTGGCGCACACGCCCGGGTACGTGCAGGCCGCGTCAACCGGCACGCTCGACGCGGCGCGCCAGCGCGAAATCGGCTTCCCGTGGTCCGAGGCCATGGTGGAACGCTCGCGGCGCTCCGCCGGCGCCACCATCGAGGCCTGCCGGACGGCGCTGCGCGAAGGCGTTGCCGTGAACCTGGCGGGCGGCACCCACCATGCGTATGCCGACAAGGGCGGCGGCTTCTGCGTGTTCAACGATGCCGCCATTGCGGCCCGCGTGCTGCAGCGCGATGGTGCCGTGCGCCGCGTGGCCGTGGTCGACCTGGACGTGCACCAGGGCAACGGCACCGCGTCGATCCTGCAAGGCGATCCCTCCGTGTTCACGCTGTCGCTGCATGGCGAGAAGAACTATCCGTTCCGCAAAGAAGCCAGCAACCTGGACGTCGGCCTGCCAGACGGCTGCGACGACGACACCTATGCGCAGGCGCTGCAGGCGGCGCTGGACACGCTGTTCAGTCGCTTCGATCCTGAACTGCTCATCTACCTGGCCGGTGCCGATCCGCATGAGGGCGATCGCCTCGGGCGGCTCAGGCTGACCCTGGCGGGCCTGGCACGGCGCGACCGGCTGGTGTTCGATGCCGCGCATGCACGCCAGTTGCCGGTGGCAGTGGCGATGGCGGGCGGCTACGGCAACCAGATCGAGGATACGGTTGCGGTCCACGCGCAGACTGTGAGCCTAGCCGCGCAATATCACGCGCGCCATGCACAGGTGGCGCTGGCCTCATGA